The Nocardioides sp. S5 genome includes a window with the following:
- a CDS encoding FAD-binding oxidoreductase, with protein MRTPVGREQHQRGVARLRASYAALAQEAPVRLAKRTSNLFRARDGTFAGLDVSGLAGVIEVDGDVAEVQGMCTYEHLVEVTLAHGRIPLVVPQLRTITLGGAVSGLGIESTSFRRGLPHESVLEMDVLTGSGEVVTSKPGDALFDAFPNSYGSLGYATRLRIELEPVPARVALRHVRFHDAASLAAAVTRIVEDRAWDGERVDGLDGVAFSPTELYLTVARWTDEPGETSDYTGQRVFYRSLQQRTTDRLTMHDYLWRWDTDWFWCSRAFGAQHPLVRRVWPRRLRRSDVYWRLVALDRRLGVGDRLDRLARRPQGERVVQDVEVPVARLAEFLDWFDGEVGMRPVWLCPLRLRRDDAGERPWPGYPLSAGETYVNVGFWGVVDVGPDAPRSPRNRAIEAKVSELGGHKSLYSEAFYDRDEFDRLYGGAHLAQVKALHDPDDRLTSLYDKVVHRR; from the coding sequence ATGCGTACGCCGGTCGGACGTGAGCAGCACCAGCGGGGGGTCGCGAGGCTCCGGGCCTCCTACGCTGCGCTGGCGCAGGAAGCGCCGGTCCGGCTGGCCAAGCGCACCAGCAACCTGTTCCGGGCCCGTGACGGCACCTTTGCCGGCCTCGACGTCTCGGGGCTCGCGGGCGTCATCGAGGTCGACGGCGACGTCGCCGAGGTCCAGGGCATGTGCACCTACGAGCACCTGGTCGAGGTCACCCTGGCCCACGGCCGCATCCCGCTGGTCGTGCCGCAGCTGAGGACGATCACGCTCGGGGGCGCGGTGAGCGGCCTGGGCATCGAGTCGACCAGCTTCCGCCGCGGCCTGCCGCACGAGTCGGTGCTCGAGATGGACGTCCTGACCGGCTCCGGTGAGGTCGTCACCAGCAAGCCGGGCGACGCGCTCTTCGACGCCTTCCCCAACTCCTACGGCTCGCTCGGCTACGCCACCCGTCTGCGCATCGAGCTCGAACCGGTGCCGGCCCGCGTCGCCCTGCGCCACGTCCGCTTCCACGACGCCGCCTCGCTCGCCGCGGCGGTCACCCGCATCGTCGAGGACCGGGCGTGGGACGGGGAGCGCGTCGACGGCCTCGACGGGGTCGCGTTCAGCCCGACGGAGCTCTACCTCACCGTGGCGCGATGGACCGACGAGCCGGGGGAGACCTCCGACTACACCGGGCAGCGGGTGTTCTACCGCTCGCTCCAGCAGCGCACGACCGACCGGCTCACGATGCACGACTACCTGTGGCGCTGGGACACCGACTGGTTCTGGTGCTCACGCGCGTTCGGCGCCCAGCACCCGCTCGTACGCCGGGTGTGGCCGCGCCGCCTCCGTCGCTCCGACGTCTACTGGCGGCTCGTCGCGCTCGACCGACGCCTCGGCGTCGGCGACCGCCTCGACCGCCTGGCGCGGCGTCCGCAGGGCGAGCGCGTCGTGCAGGACGTCGAGGTGCCCGTGGCGCGGCTCGCGGAGTTCCTCGACTGGTTCGACGGTGAGGTCGGGATGCGCCCGGTCTGGCTGTGCCCGCTGCGGCTGCGACGCGACGACGCCGGCGAGCGGCCGTGGCCCGGCTACCCCCTCAGCGCGGGCGAGACCTACGTCAACGTCGGGTTCTGGGGTGTGGTCGACGTCGGCCCCGACGCGCCCCGGTCTCCGCGCAACCGTGCGATCGAGGCGAAGGTCTCCGAGCTCGGCGGCCACAAGAGCCTCTACTCGGAGGCCTTCTACGACCGCGACGAGTTCGACCGCCTCTACGGCGGCGCGCACCTCGCGCAGGTCAAGGCGCTCCACGATCCCGACGACCGGCTGACGTCCCTCTACGACAAGGTGGTGCACCGACGATGA
- a CDS encoding class I SAM-dependent methyltransferase, with protein sequence MSSLFHTDSRPGPERRVSIGEAMDRLVRGGLPLRFTAYDGSSAGPSDAELGMHLRTERGLAFLMTAPGDLGMARAYVSGDLDLSGVHAGDPYDALVLLKDHTRFRVPTPSEAVLIACSLGVSPLRPPAPPPQEHLPRWRRAVEGLRHSMTRDAEVISRHYDVSNRFYELVLGPSMAYTCALYETPDATLEEAQAAKFDLVCRKLDLQPGQRLLDVGCGWGTMVRHAAREHGVRALGVTLSLEQAQWAKEAIDREGLGDLAEVRHLDYRDVVETGFDAVSSIGLTEHVGVRNYPAYFAHLRDRLRPGGRLLNHCITRPRNTRQETGAFIDRYVFPDGELIGSGTIIAAAQDQGLEVQHSENLRPHYAATLRDWNRNLVEHWDECVAEVGEGTARVWGLYIAGSRIGFERDEVELHQVLATRNHADGRSDFPMRPHW encoded by the coding sequence ATGAGCTCCCTCTTCCACACCGACAGCCGTCCCGGTCCCGAGCGCCGCGTCTCCATCGGCGAGGCGATGGACCGGCTCGTGCGGGGCGGGCTGCCCCTGCGCTTCACGGCGTACGACGGCAGCAGCGCCGGGCCGTCCGACGCCGAGCTCGGGATGCACCTGCGCACCGAGCGGGGACTGGCCTTCCTGATGACCGCACCCGGCGACCTCGGCATGGCGCGGGCCTACGTCAGCGGCGACCTGGACCTGTCAGGGGTCCACGCCGGCGACCCGTACGACGCACTCGTGCTGCTCAAGGACCACACGAGGTTCCGGGTGCCGACGCCGTCCGAGGCCGTGCTGATCGCCTGCAGCCTGGGGGTGTCCCCCCTGCGTCCACCGGCTCCGCCGCCGCAGGAGCACCTGCCCCGGTGGCGGCGCGCGGTGGAGGGCCTGCGCCACTCGATGACGCGCGACGCCGAGGTGATCTCGCGCCACTACGACGTCTCCAACCGCTTCTACGAGCTCGTGCTCGGGCCCTCGATGGCCTACACCTGTGCGCTCTACGAGACCCCGGACGCCACCCTCGAGGAGGCGCAGGCGGCGAAGTTCGACCTGGTCTGCCGCAAGCTCGACCTGCAGCCCGGCCAGCGCCTGCTCGACGTGGGCTGCGGCTGGGGCACGATGGTGCGTCACGCGGCGCGCGAGCACGGCGTACGCGCCCTCGGCGTCACGCTGTCGCTGGAGCAGGCCCAGTGGGCCAAGGAGGCGATCGACCGCGAGGGCCTCGGTGACCTCGCCGAGGTGCGCCACCTCGACTACCGCGACGTCGTGGAGACCGGCTTCGACGCGGTGAGCTCGATCGGGCTGACCGAGCACGTCGGGGTGCGCAACTACCCCGCCTACTTCGCCCACCTGCGCGACCGGCTCCGTCCCGGCGGGCGGCTGCTCAACCACTGCATCACCCGCCCGCGCAACACGCGCCAGGAGACGGGCGCCTTCATCGACCGCTACGTCTTCCCCGACGGCGAGCTGATCGGGTCGGGCACGATCATCGCCGCCGCGCAGGACCAGGGCCTGGAGGTCCAGCACAGCGAGAACCTGCGCCCGCACTACGCCGCCACGCTGCGCGACTGGAACCGCAACCTCGTCGAGCACTGGGACGAGTGCGTGGCCGAGGTCGGGGAGGGCACGGCGCGGGTGTGGGGCCTCTACATCGCCGGTTCCCGGATCGGCTTCGAGCGCGACGAGGTGGAGCTCCACCAGGTGCTGGCGACCCGCAACCACGCCGACGGACGCTCCGACTTCCCGATGCGCCCGCACTGGTGA
- a CDS encoding siderophore-interacting protein, giving the protein MSTRAAQFQATVRRREPLSDHLVRLVLDGLDGRDGFASTGVPDEWVGLVVPGQFQSRYYTVRDFSGGELTLDVVVHDVGLVTEWAMRDCVGDTVTITEPKSSFAPPPGATWLMLVGDLTAMPAMARIVEATEHPDLATYVLAEVPDDLAGYLPEGPDVTWLSPPSPGQSALAEVVEGIDWPTGEGYFWMAGESAQMRAIRKHLMRVVGLPTSHYDVMGYWRATAGRQPRTVDPGPLWRAGKAAGKSDEQIWAEYDAAREASDG; this is encoded by the coding sequence GTGAGCACCCGCGCAGCCCAGTTCCAGGCGACCGTGCGTCGCCGCGAACCGCTGTCGGACCACCTGGTCCGGCTGGTCCTCGACGGCCTCGACGGTCGCGACGGGTTCGCCAGCACGGGCGTGCCCGACGAGTGGGTCGGCCTCGTGGTGCCCGGGCAGTTCCAGAGCCGCTACTACACCGTCCGCGACTTCTCCGGCGGCGAGCTGACCCTCGACGTGGTGGTCCACGACGTCGGTCTGGTCACCGAGTGGGCGATGCGCGACTGCGTGGGCGACACCGTGACGATCACCGAGCCGAAGTCGTCCTTCGCCCCTCCGCCCGGCGCGACCTGGCTGATGCTGGTCGGCGACCTCACCGCGATGCCGGCCATGGCCCGCATCGTCGAGGCCACCGAGCACCCCGACCTGGCGACGTACGTCCTCGCCGAGGTGCCCGACGACCTGGCCGGCTACCTCCCCGAGGGCCCTGACGTCACCTGGCTCAGCCCGCCGTCCCCCGGCCAGAGCGCGCTGGCCGAGGTGGTCGAGGGCATCGACTGGCCGACCGGGGAGGGCTACTTCTGGATGGCGGGGGAGTCGGCGCAGATGCGCGCGATCCGCAAGCACCTGATGCGCGTGGTGGGACTGCCGACCAGCCACTACGACGTCATGGGCTACTGGCGCGCGACGGCCGGACGGCAGCCGCGGACGGTCGATCCGGGTCCCCTCTGGCGCGCGGGCAAGGCGGCAGGGAAGAGTGACGAGCAGATCTGGGCCGAGTACGACGCAGCGCGAGAGGCGAGCGATGGCTGA
- the era gene encoding GTPase Era has translation MADEQDRTDQDVVEETVDGTDDELDEDDELDDDFDLSGVAPAGAFYSAPEGYRSGFASFVGRPNAGKSTLTNALVGQKIVITSSKPQTTRNVVRGIVHREDAQLILVDTPGLHRPRTLLGERLNDLVRTTWAEVDVVAVCFPANEKIGPGDRFLVTELAKVRRTVRIAVATKTDLVTPEQLGQHLLDIAALGAETSTEWAEIVPVSAVSGDQVQLLADLLVGLLPEGPPLYPDGDLTDAPEEALAADLIREAALEGVRDELPHSIAVVVEEMGLREGRPADKPLLDIVANLYVERDSQKGIMIGHKGSRLRSVGTAARKQIEALLGTPVYLDLQVKIAKDWQRDPRQLRKLGF, from the coding sequence ATGGCTGACGAGCAGGACCGCACCGACCAGGACGTGGTGGAGGAGACCGTCGACGGGACGGACGACGAGCTCGACGAGGACGACGAGCTCGACGACGACTTCGACCTCTCCGGTGTCGCGCCCGCCGGGGCGTTCTACTCCGCACCCGAGGGCTACCGCAGCGGCTTCGCCTCCTTCGTCGGCCGGCCCAACGCAGGCAAGTCGACCCTGACCAACGCGCTGGTCGGGCAGAAGATCGTCATCACGTCCTCCAAGCCGCAGACCACGCGCAACGTCGTGCGCGGCATCGTGCACCGCGAGGACGCCCAGCTGATCCTCGTCGACACCCCTGGCCTCCACCGCCCCCGCACCCTGCTGGGGGAGCGGCTCAACGACCTGGTCCGCACGACGTGGGCCGAGGTCGACGTCGTCGCTGTCTGCTTCCCGGCCAACGAGAAGATCGGTCCCGGTGACCGCTTCCTGGTCACCGAGCTGGCCAAGGTGCGTCGCACCGTCCGCATCGCGGTGGCCACCAAGACCGACCTGGTGACCCCCGAGCAGCTCGGCCAGCACCTGCTCGACATCGCCGCCCTCGGGGCCGAGACCTCGACGGAGTGGGCCGAGATCGTGCCGGTGTCCGCGGTCTCCGGCGACCAGGTCCAGCTGCTCGCCGACCTGCTGGTCGGGCTCCTGCCCGAGGGCCCGCCGCTCTACCCCGACGGCGACCTCACCGACGCGCCGGAGGAGGCGCTGGCAGCCGACCTGATCCGCGAGGCCGCGCTGGAGGGCGTGCGCGACGAGCTCCCGCACTCGATCGCGGTGGTGGTCGAGGAGATGGGCCTGCGCGAGGGGCGCCCGGCCGACAAGCCGCTGCTCGACATCGTGGCCAACCTCTACGTCGAGCGCGACTCCCAGAAGGGCATCATGATCGGCCACAAGGGCTCGCGGCTGCGCTCGGTCGGCACGGCAGCGCGCAAGCAGATCGAGGCGCTGCTCGGCACCCCGGTCTACCTCGACCTCCAGGTCAAGATCGCCAAGGACTGGCAGCGAGACCCGCGCCAGCTGCGCAAGCTCGGCTTCTGA
- a CDS encoding septum formation family protein — MRRLLVAAAAVLALSGCTSPAPADDAGSTSSPAPAASAPSEPPPDPGPTPEVGECHALTFRQAVAVVGRTAPVACGRRHTAQTYSVGRLRLTTPAGRTRSVDSEAAQRQARTTCTARLPRHLGVAPRDVRLTMVRAVWFTPSPARAQAGADWFRCDVVAVAGPRELLPLPRRTKGWGDAPVLEMCATAAPGTRAFRRVSCGARHTWRATSTVDLPGRRLPRPAAVAARMDPTCRADARSAATDPLDFTWSQEVPTREQWDAGQRYGICWVPVRG; from the coding sequence GTGAGGCGCCTCCTCGTTGCGGCCGCCGCCGTGCTGGCGCTGTCCGGGTGCACGTCCCCGGCGCCCGCGGACGATGCCGGCTCCACGTCGAGCCCTGCGCCGGCCGCGTCCGCTCCCTCGGAGCCTCCGCCCGATCCGGGCCCGACACCCGAGGTCGGCGAGTGCCATGCGCTGACCTTCCGGCAGGCCGTGGCGGTGGTGGGGCGTACCGCCCCCGTGGCGTGCGGGCGCCGGCACACCGCCCAGACCTACTCCGTCGGCCGGCTGCGACTGACCACTCCTGCGGGTCGGACGCGGAGCGTGGACTCGGAAGCCGCCCAGCGCCAGGCGCGTACGACGTGCACGGCGCGGCTGCCGCGGCACCTGGGGGTGGCACCGCGCGACGTGCGGCTCACGATGGTCAGGGCCGTGTGGTTCACCCCGAGCCCGGCCCGCGCCCAGGCCGGCGCCGACTGGTTCCGCTGCGACGTGGTGGCGGTCGCCGGGCCTCGGGAGCTGCTGCCGCTGCCGCGGCGGACGAAGGGCTGGGGGGACGCGCCGGTGCTCGAGATGTGCGCCACCGCAGCGCCCGGCACCCGGGCCTTCCGACGGGTGTCGTGCGGCGCGCGGCACACGTGGCGGGCGACGTCGACGGTCGACCTGCCCGGTCGCCGGCTGCCGCGACCGGCAGCGGTCGCGGCGCGCATGGACCCCACGTGCCGCGCGGACGCCCGCTCGGCCGCGACGGACCCGCTCGACTTCACCTGGTCGCAGGAAGTCCCCACCCGCGAGCAGTGGGACGCCGGCCAGCGCTACGGCATCTGCTGGGTGCCCGTCAGGGGTTGA
- a CDS encoding recombinase family protein, translating to MDAVIYARISRDSAGEALGVTRQIQDCTHKAEALGWTVVDRYVDNDVSASKNKVRPQYEKMLQGIETGDVSAIVVYDLDRLTRKPMELESFILLAERYAVELANVSGDVDLTTANGKMVARIKGAVARQEADRIAERTARQKAQALADGRPLGGRYRLFGFNRDWSVNDGEAAIVREVFSRARSGESHGSISRDLREREVRTVTGGRWVPLQTARLLRTQRYAGRSVHNGKVVGNSQVTPLVSEVDFEAVQRPTPGQTRGRARKYLLSGFLVCGACKATMSGSNGRYRCDPATGGCGTVGIKADWVDWPLSERVASLHQQVRVSDPFESRDYQGELDEVDRRISVLHERHQAGDLDLEDLVILLKEERQKRKVTVASLAEDTSDIDQLLRGLEEFETADVSVKREIVARYVKYVVIEPSGKGRQPHQSRGRINVVWRNNSTENLLTDTPRLDYRWVL from the coding sequence ATGGATGCCGTCATCTACGCAAGGATCTCCCGCGACAGTGCTGGTGAGGCGCTCGGAGTGACGCGCCAGATACAGGACTGTACGCACAAGGCGGAAGCCCTGGGCTGGACCGTGGTCGACCGCTACGTCGACAACGACGTGTCCGCGTCCAAGAACAAAGTCCGACCCCAGTACGAGAAGATGCTGCAAGGCATCGAGACGGGGGACGTGAGCGCCATTGTGGTGTACGACCTCGACCGACTCACTCGTAAGCCGATGGAGCTGGAGTCCTTCATCCTCCTTGCTGAGAGGTACGCCGTCGAGCTGGCGAACGTCTCGGGTGACGTCGACCTGACGACGGCGAACGGGAAGATGGTGGCGCGCATCAAAGGTGCCGTGGCGCGGCAAGAAGCCGATCGAATCGCGGAGAGGACGGCCCGCCAAAAGGCGCAGGCGCTGGCAGACGGCAGACCGCTCGGCGGCCGGTACAGGCTGTTTGGGTTCAACCGCGATTGGTCAGTCAACGACGGTGAAGCCGCCATCGTCCGCGAGGTCTTCTCACGGGCGCGGTCCGGAGAATCGCACGGGTCCATCTCCCGGGATCTAAGAGAGCGCGAGGTGCGCACTGTCACGGGGGGCCGGTGGGTGCCTCTGCAGACTGCTCGGCTCCTGCGCACCCAGCGGTATGCGGGGCGGTCGGTCCACAACGGCAAGGTGGTCGGCAACTCCCAGGTGACGCCATTGGTGTCAGAGGTGGACTTCGAGGCGGTGCAGAGACCAACTCCGGGCCAAACACGGGGCCGTGCGCGCAAGTACTTGCTCAGTGGGTTTCTGGTTTGCGGAGCCTGCAAGGCGACGATGTCCGGAAGCAACGGGCGGTATCGCTGCGACCCTGCCACCGGCGGATGCGGGACGGTAGGCATCAAGGCCGATTGGGTCGATTGGCCCCTCTCGGAACGCGTGGCAAGCCTGCACCAGCAGGTCCGCGTCAGTGACCCCTTCGAGTCGCGGGACTACCAAGGTGAGTTGGACGAGGTCGATCGGCGCATCAGCGTGCTGCATGAACGACACCAAGCCGGAGATCTCGACCTGGAGGATCTCGTCATCTTGCTGAAGGAAGAACGGCAGAAGCGCAAGGTGACGGTTGCCTCGTTGGCCGAAGACACCTCTGACATCGACCAGTTGCTCCGGGGCCTCGAGGAGTTCGAGACAGCGGATGTTTCGGTTAAGCGGGAGATCGTCGCCAGGTACGTCAAGTACGTCGTCATCGAGCCCTCCGGCAAGGGCCGTCAACCCCATCAGAGCCGAGGGCGGATCAACGTGGTGTGGCGGAACAACTCGACGGAGAACCTGCTCACCGACACCCCGCGCCTCGATTATCGATGGGTTCTGTGA
- the istA gene encoding IS21 family transposase: protein MLSVEDWAEIRRLHRAEGLPIKMIARTLGVSRNTVRAALAADGPPKYVRKPVGSAVDAFEPRIREQLQAVPTMPATVIAERIGWDRGMTVFKQRVAELRPAYLPPDPASRTTYEAGELAQFDFWFPDIELPVGYGQTRTAKRLPVMTCVTGYSRWSGGILIPTREAEDLYAGWWHLLSTQLQGVPKTLVWDGEGAVGRWRARRPELTGHCQAFRGVLGASVYICKPADPEAKGMLERLHDYLERSFLPGRRFTSPADFNVQLAGFFTKANARKMRVLGCTPGDRVDADRAAMLPLPPVPPEVGWRKTLRLPRDHYVRVDSNDYSVHPAVVGRRIEVHADLDRVWVTCEGAVVADHARVWARHQTITEFEHTVAAKHLRHGRADLLRPVADAVTGEEVEIRSLGCYDLALGLVDEPVDELVVEEVS from the coding sequence GTGTTGTCAGTGGAGGACTGGGCAGAGATCCGCAGGTTGCACCGGGCCGAGGGGTTGCCGATCAAGATGATCGCCAGGACGTTGGGCGTCTCGCGCAACACCGTCCGTGCAGCGCTGGCGGCCGACGGGCCACCGAAGTACGTGCGGAAGCCGGTGGGGTCCGCGGTCGATGCGTTCGAGCCGCGGATCCGTGAGCAACTCCAGGCCGTGCCGACGATGCCGGCCACGGTGATCGCTGAGCGGATCGGTTGGGACCGTGGGATGACGGTGTTCAAGCAGCGGGTGGCCGAGCTGCGCCCGGCCTATCTGCCGCCCGATCCCGCGTCCCGCACCACTTATGAGGCAGGTGAGCTGGCGCAGTTCGACTTCTGGTTCCCCGACATCGAGCTCCCGGTCGGCTACGGCCAGACCCGGACTGCGAAGCGGCTGCCGGTGATGACATGCGTGACCGGCTACTCCCGCTGGTCCGGCGGCATCTTGATCCCCACACGCGAAGCCGAGGACCTGTACGCAGGCTGGTGGCACCTGCTGTCGACCCAACTGCAGGGTGTCCCCAAGACGCTGGTGTGGGACGGCGAAGGAGCAGTCGGCCGGTGGCGCGCACGACGACCCGAGCTCACCGGCCACTGCCAGGCGTTCCGCGGTGTCCTGGGTGCGAGTGTGTACATCTGCAAGCCCGCCGACCCCGAAGCCAAGGGGATGCTCGAGCGGCTGCACGACTACCTCGAGAGGTCCTTCCTGCCCGGACGGCGTTTCACATCGCCGGCGGACTTCAACGTCCAGCTGGCCGGGTTCTTCACCAAGGCCAACGCCCGGAAGATGCGGGTCCTGGGCTGCACGCCCGGTGACCGGGTCGACGCCGACCGGGCCGCGATGCTGCCCCTGCCACCGGTCCCGCCAGAAGTCGGCTGGCGCAAGACGCTGCGGCTTCCCCGCGACCACTACGTCCGCGTCGACTCGAACGACTACTCCGTCCACCCCGCTGTGGTCGGGCGCCGGATCGAGGTCCACGCCGACCTCGACCGGGTGTGGGTGACCTGTGAGGGCGCGGTCGTGGCCGACCACGCCCGGGTGTGGGCACGGCACCAGACCATCACCGAGTTCGAGCACACCGTTGCCGCCAAACACCTGCGCCACGGTCGCGCAGACCTGCTGCGGCCGGTCGCCGACGCCGTGACCGGTGAGGAGGTCGAGATCCGCTCACTCGGGTGCTACGACCTAGCACTCGGCCTCGTCGACGAGCCGGTCGACGAACTGGTCGTGGAGGAGGTGTCCTGA
- the istB gene encoding IS21-like element helper ATPase IstB, with translation MATRTKTAPKTGRDVTSELEFLTRALKAPTLRESVARLAERAREESWTHEEFLAACLQREVSARESHGGEGRIRAARFPARKSLEDFDYDHARGLKRETIAHLGTLDFVAGKENVVLLGPPGTGKTHLATGLAIRACQAGHRVQFATASQWVDRLADAHHAGRLQDELRRLVRYPVLVIDEVGYIPFEPEAANLFFQLVSSRYERASLIVTSNKNFARWGEVFGDDTVAAAMIDRLVHHAEVIALKGDSYRLKNRELGRVPAAANEEN, from the coding sequence ATGGCCACCCGGACGAAGACGGCACCGAAGACCGGCCGCGATGTCACCAGCGAGCTGGAGTTCCTGACCCGGGCGTTGAAGGCACCCACCCTGCGCGAGTCGGTCGCCCGGCTGGCCGAACGTGCCCGCGAGGAGTCCTGGACCCACGAGGAGTTCCTGGCCGCCTGCCTGCAACGCGAGGTGTCAGCGCGGGAGTCCCACGGTGGCGAGGGCCGGATCCGCGCAGCCCGGTTCCCGGCCCGCAAGAGCCTCGAGGACTTCGACTACGACCACGCCCGTGGCCTGAAGCGAGAGACCATCGCGCACCTGGGCACCCTGGACTTCGTCGCCGGTAAGGAGAACGTCGTGCTCCTCGGCCCACCCGGCACCGGGAAGACCCACCTGGCCACCGGGCTGGCGATCCGGGCCTGCCAGGCCGGGCACCGGGTCCAGTTCGCCACCGCGTCCCAATGGGTCGATCGGCTCGCTGACGCCCACCACGCCGGCCGACTGCAAGACGAGCTGCGACGGCTGGTCCGCTATCCGGTGCTGGTCATCGACGAGGTCGGCTACATCCCGTTCGAGCCCGAGGCCGCCAACCTGTTCTTCCAGCTCGTCTCATCGCGCTACGAACGCGCCAGCCTCATCGTCACCAGCAACAAGAACTTCGCCCGCTGGGGCGAGGTCTTCGGCGACGACACCGTCGCCGCCGCGATGATCGACCGGCTCGTCCACCACGCCGAAGTCATCGCCTTGAAGGGCGACTCCTACCGGCTGAAGAACCGAGAACTCGGCCGCGTCCCCGCGGCCGCCAACGAAGAGAACTAG